A genomic stretch from Pseudoliparis swirei isolate HS2019 ecotype Mariana Trench chromosome 18, NWPU_hadal_v1, whole genome shotgun sequence includes:
- the LOC130208456 gene encoding G-protein coupled receptor 22-like encodes METDSYTLGPAAAAADWAGTAAGPDGTGLLREQGGGGFSWYAPYSLGFQVSLASFLLLELVLGFSSNLTVLVLYCSQSNLVDSVSNVVTVNLHVLDVAVCTLCLPLTLAVVLLPPGPDMALLCCFHEAGVTFASIATAVNILVISLDRYDISVRPANRLLTARRATLLLAAVWIASVAVFFIPFLEVRWSVEEEGGQAASSAAWRNRTLLCVGGRGAHTGLAMSYHLVLQVPIFFTTVAVMLFTYSKILRALNIRIGSHVKKGPEGPHKKLTRKKAGLPTDGGGGQQAGAGERCTADGTKQLCRPPLIPSPSPAPTATSPPAPASGAAAPAATLGVQASVSAIIALRRAVRRHRDRRERQRRVFRMSLIIIATFLGCWAPLSVTNMLILGVGPSDALVSLRLWFLALSYGTTVSHPLLYAFTRQKLRRALRTKVKKRAVSLLQVDPSPGGTVIHNSWVENRKSSRKVRLEASEGTDRCLAEVL; translated from the coding sequence ATGGAGACCGACAGCTACACCTTgggccccgccgccgccgccgccgactgGGCCGGGACGGCGGCCGGCCCGGACGGGACGGGACTCCTCCGGGAGCAAGGGGGCGGCGGCTTCTCCTGGTACGCGCCGTACTCGCTGGGCTTCCAGGTGTCgctcgcctccttcctcctgctggAGCTGGTGTTGGGCTTCAGCAGCAACCTGACGGTGCTGGTGCTCTACTGCTCTCAATCCAACCTGGTGGACTCGGTGAGCAACGTGGTGACGGTGAACCTGCACGTGCTGGACGTGGCGGTGTGCACGCTGTGCCTGCCGCTCACGCTGGCGGTCGTGCTGCTGCCGCCGGGACCCGACATGGCGCTGCTGTGCTGCTTCCACGAGGCCGGCGTCACCTTCGCCAGCATCGCCACGGCCGTCAACATCCTGGTCATCAGCCTGGACCGGTACGACATCTCGGTGCGGCCCGCCAACCGGCTGCTGACCGCGCGTAGGGCCACGCTGCTCCTGGCCGCCGTGTGGATCGCCTCGGTGGCCGTGTTTTTCATCCCGTTCCTGGAGGTGCGGTGGTCCGTCGAAGAGGAGGGAGGCCAGGCGGCGTCCTCGGCGGCGTGGCGTAACCGGACGCTGCTGTGCGTCGGCGGGCGGGGCGCGCACACGGGTCTGGCCATGTCCTACCATCTCGTCCTGCAGGTGCCCATCTTCTTCACCACGGTGGCGGTCATGCTCTTCACCTACTCCAAGATACTGAGGGCTTTGAACATCCGCATCGGCTCCCACGTAAAGAAGGGCCCGGAGGGGCCCCACAAGAAACTGACGAGAAAGAAGGCGGGGCTCCCGacggacggcggcggcgggcagCAGGCGGGGGCGGGGGAGCGGTGCACCGCCGACGGCACCAAACAGCTCTGCCGCcctcccctcatcccctccccctcccccgctcccaCGGCCACCTCCCCCCCGGCGCCGGCCTCCGGCGCCGCCGCGCCCGCCGCCACCCTGGGCGTCCAGGCCTCCGTGTCCGCCATCATCGCCCTGAGGAGGGCGGTGCGGCGCCACAGGGATCGGCGGGAGCGCCAGCGGCGGGTGTTCCGGATGTCGCTCATCATCATCGCCACGTTCCTGGGCTGCTGGGCGCCGCTCTCCGTCACCAACATGCTCATCCTGGGCGTCGGCCCCAGCGACGCGCTGGTCAGCCTCCGCCTGTGGTTCCTGGCGCTGTCGTACGGCACCACCGTGTCCCACCCGCTGCTCTACGCCTTCACGCGGCAGAAGCTGCGCCGGGCCCTGCGCACCAAGGTGAAGAAGAGGGCGGTGTCCCTGCTGCAGGTGGACCCGTCGCCGGGGGGCACCGTCATACACAACTCGTGGGTGGAGAACCGGAAAAGCAGCCGGAAGGTGCGGCTGGAAGCGAGCGAGGGGACTGACCGCTGCCTGGCGGAGGTCCTGTGA